From a single Miscanthus floridulus cultivar M001 chromosome 8, ASM1932011v1, whole genome shotgun sequence genomic region:
- the LOC136472527 gene encoding probable adenylate kinase 7, mitochondrial, giving the protein MAGLLRLAAGAAARSAYRRAPGPAPAPNRRLAAAAMEECWSDWEEEDEEEAARRARASAPAPGLDPAGGGPGGMQWVVMGRPGPQKHAHAARLAEVLAVPYISMGTLVRQELSPASHLYRKIANSVNEGRLVPEDIIFGLLTKRLEDGYNKGETGFILDGIPRTRMQAEILDEIVDIDLVLNFKCADDCFMKKRSRGDICSHCGQLFDVSNSASTNCSPRPGSYTWHSQVEPAGVVGLEASRMERMRTYAKQTKQLEDYYKKQRKIVELKTSARPGETWQGLVAALHLQHLDSPPTPHKLTA; this is encoded by the exons aTGGCCGGCCTCCTGCGGCTCGCCGCGGGCGCGGCAGCCCGATCCGCGTACCGGCGTGCCCCCGGCCCCGCCCCCGCCCCAAACCGGAGGCTCGCGGCGGCCGCGATGGAGGAGTGCTGGTCCGActgggaggaggaggacgaggaggaggcggcCCGCCGCGCGCGCGCCTCGGCGCCGGCCCCCGGCCTCGACCCCGCCGGCGGGGGGCCAGGGGGCATGCAGTGGGTCGTCATGGGCCGCCCGGGCCCGCAGAAGCACGCCCACGCCGCGCGCCTGGCCGAGGTGCTCGCCGTGCCTTACATCTCCATGGGCACGCTCGTCAGGCAGGAGCTCAGCCCCGCCTCGCACCTCTACAGGAAG ATTGCAAACTCGGTAAATGAGGGGAGGCTTGTGCCAGaggacatcatatttggattgcTGACGAAGCGGCTTGAGGACGGATACAACAAGGGTGAAACTGGGTTCATTCTTGATGGGATTCCACGCACCCGTATGCAAGCT GAGATTCTTGATGAGATTGTGGATATTGATTTGGTTCTGAATTTCAAGTGTGCTGATGACTGTTTCATGAAGAAGCGATCGAGGGGCGACATCTGCTCCCACTGTGGACAGCTCTTTGATGTCAGCAATTCAGCATCTACGAACTGTAGCCCCAGACCTGGAAGTTATACATGGCATTCTCAGGTAGAACCTGCTGGTGTTGTAGGCCTGGAAGCCTCAAGGATGGAGAGGATGCGCACTTATGCTAAGCAG ACCAAGCAGCTGGAAGATTACTACAAGAAGCAGAGGAAAATTGTGGAACTGAAGACATCTGCTCGCCCTGGGGAAACATGGCAGGGGCTTGTAGCTGCCCTGCACCTCCAGCATCTGGACTCACCCCCAACACCGCACAAACTCACCGCGTAA
- the LOC136469355 gene encoding disease resistance protein RGA2-like: protein MAVSASALGAHVIRALDDMLLRGPLRKAGAELRADAKKLRGELERELLYSQDAENQVLEDDRARRWLAELRQVLYRADDRLLQAYGGADAQDQRTSMSLPLPLPIVRRFTTDRYIKQEVRNLLKDIGSVSKNRPPTLSSRKMGDYQHDRSCDGQELMRHDNLVDTEKIEMRILPLVDKLTEHHEPSRQFVIFAIYGLGGVGKTTIARNIFDDQRTQSAFSTRVWVSISKGSSVAQILQATCAAPAIGVLKVPKTKNKLQMLLADKIGGRRIFLVFNIYSGVPSKQGIGNAEIFGNLIEVLKFFHAAAEGSRVLITTSDENVGNEIKSAQIQKGAEGYGLQTDRIWQLTVEDSWMLLLRAACLEQAKVTPELKKIGIGILQKCNCLPLAIEAVGGVLRRKGHRQKEWEGIRDSRAFSLKDPTTGTEGGVRSSIYLSYQHAPPHLKQCFLYLSLFPVDFEIEQHLVTQLWISEGLIDIGTRHVHSLEETANEQNSVSQEEFNKHNNSEETAQERGQSITSSEIVVVDDENNASSEHARENTTSQGIVEDHNHQPPKGSPCVSSSGHSSKTSQDNKQSHCSVQEMADSYFKELAERGLVQRENKTKRYKMHEQVRKIAESLTENEVCAGDPKYVATLPASLYRLSFLNKGLTTIPEDVGRLKSLRTLLLSGNPLGETDMETICKNLELLRVLDLSDTEIQSVPKTLENLVYLRHLNLSRTTIRALPESIGRLRRLRFLGLRECEHLTSLPKSIQKLLKLEYLDFRDSGITKSTRLHNLRRLALLHGFVVDSMSSNGLLLEDLQNMSNLSDLQIDIRKIVDRNIASYGNGMLKLKEKDNLRNLEIRCCTVNSETLSAGELERSKTMFTQLHPHQCLVSLKIDGYHGTVYPEWLCFSELPNLQHLSLENSKFCERLPPICHLQKLKFLRIANLSKLRTIDMQPTAEMPSFPNVEELEIEGMEDLENWSDFRAGDLLHLRKLALRRCPKLKRLPGGLEHCKTMSKMELIHAGLVQVLEKIPVQELLVEAMPSLREVSNLPLMKVFTVISCPNLETVSGVNSLQHIHMEDEQLPKWLGQHFSRIETLDILGKKQLLVRCERSKEDWYIVREIPRVYAYLPKRLPYFSYARGNDFFCKYKTQRTGSTVSSSSTGNDDSPLGPAAPVDETDKKFLPLGPAPADETYKKIFHMVFPIVVSLLPVNLILSDRNPSEELSLLFLGSGVTGGRLGDGGGVTGGRLGDDGG from the exons ATGGCGGTCAGCGCGAGCGCCTTGGGCGCGCACGTCATCCGGGCGCTGGACGACATGCTGCTCCGGGGTCCGCTGCGCAAGGCGGGCGCCGAGCTCCGGGCAGATGCCAAGAAGCTCCGGGGGGAGCTGGAACGGGAGCTGCTCTACTCGCAGGACGCCGAGAACCAGGTGCTGGAGGATGACCGCGCGCGGCGGTGGCTGGCGGAGCTGCGGCAGGTGCTGTACAGAGCGGACGACCGCCTCCTGCAGGCGTACGGCGGGGCCGACGCGCAAGACCAGCGGACGTCCATGTCTCTACCTCTACCTCTACCG ATTGTGCGCCGTTTTACCACGGACAGGTATATCAAGCAAGAAGTAAGGAACTTACTTAAGGATATAGGTTCAGTATCTAAGAACCGTCCTCCCACGCTCTCAAGCAGAAAAATGGGAGATTATCAGCATGACAGATCATGTGATGGTCAGGAACTCATGCGCCATGACAATTTAGTGGATACAGAAAAAATTGAGATGAGGATATTGCCATTGGTCGACAAATTGACAGAACATCATGAACCATCTCGGCAGTTTGTCATTTTTGCAATCTATGGGCTGGGAGGAGTAGGAAAAACAACTATAGCCAGAAATATATTTGATGATCAGAGGACGCAAAGTGCTTTCAGCACACGCGTATGGGTGTCCATTTCTAAAGGATCCAGTGTTGCTCAGATCTTACAGGCAACATGTGCTGCACCAGCTATAGGGGTCCTGAAAGTACCAAAAACAAAGAACAAACTCCAGATGCTGTTGGCTGACAAGATTGGGGGAAGGAGAATCTTTCTGGTTTTTAACATATACAGTGGTGTTCCCTCAAAACAAGGCATAGGCAACGCTGAAATATTTGGGAACCTGATTGAAGTCCTCAAGTTCTTTCATGCTGCTGCTGAAGGGAGCCGTGTTTTGATAACAACTAGTGATGAGAATGTTGGCAATGAGATAAAGTCAGCTCAAATCCAGAAAGGCGCCGAAGGATacggtctccaaacagaccgcaTATGGCAGCTAACAGTGGAAGATAGTTGGATGTTACTACTTAGGGCAGCTTGTCTGGAGCAAGCAAAAGTCACACCAGAACTAAAGAAAATTGGTATAGGAATTCTGCAAAAATGCAATTGTCTTCCTCTTGCCATTGAGGCTGTTGGAGGTGTTCTTCGTCGAAAGGGCCACAGACAAAAGGAATGGGAGGGAATACGTGATAGCAGAGCATTTTCTCTCAAGGATCCTACCACGGGAACTGAAGGAGGAGTTAGGAGCAGCATCTATCTGAGCTACCAGCATGCGCCACCACATCTAAAGCAATGCTTTCTTTATTTATCACTTTTCCCTGTAGATTTTGAGATTGAGCAACACTTGGTTACTCAGTTGTGGATTTCAGAGGGCCTTATTGATATTGGCACAAGACATGTCCACTCATTAGAAGAGACTGCTAATGAGCAGAATAGTGTTTCCCAAGAGGAATTCAACAAGCACAACAACAGTGAAGAGACAGCACAAGAGCGAGGGCAAAGCATCACCTCGTCTGaaattgttgttgttgatgatgagAACAATGCTTCATCAGAACATGCTAGAGAGAACACTACTTCGCAAGGGATAGTAGAGGACCACAACCATCAGCCACCTAAAGGGTCACCTTGCGTCAGCAGCAGTGGACATTCTTCAAAAACAAGTCAAGATAATAAGCAAAGCCATTGTTCGGTTCAAGAGATGGCTGACTCATACTTCAAAGAGCTTGCAGAGAGGGGTCTTGTTCAAcgagaaaacaaaacaaaacgaTATAAGATGCACGAGCAAGTTAGGAAAATTGCAGAATCCTTAACTGAAAATGAGGTATGTGCTGGCGATCCCAAGTATGTGGCTACATTGCCAGCTAGCCTGTATCGTCTATCTTTTCTGAACAAAGGACTGACCACTATCCCTGAAGACGTCGGAAGGCTAAAGAGTTTGAGGACACTTCTCCTATCTggcaatccacttggtgaaaccGACATGGAAACCATATGCAAGAACCTGGAATTATTGCGAGTTCTTGACCTCTCAGATACAGAGATCCAATCTGTTCCAAAGACGTTGGAAAATCTGGTGTACCTTAGGCACCTAAATCTTTCCCGTACAACAATAAGAGCACTCCCTGAGTCCATTGGCCGCCTCAGGAGACTGCGGTTCTTGGGTTTGCGGGAATGTGAACATCTCACTTCCCTTCCCAAAAGCATACAAAAGTTACTGAAGCTGGAATATCTCGACTTCAGAGACAGTGGCATTACAAAGTCCACAAGGTTGCACAATCTGAGGCGTCTTGCACTTCTTCATGGCTTTGTAGTGGACAGCATGTCTTCAAATGGCTTACTTTTGGAAGATCTGCAGAACATGAGCAATTTAAGTGACCTGCAGATAGATATTAGAAAAATTGTAGACAGAAACATTGCAAGCTATGGAAATGGAATGCTGAAGCTGAAGGAGAAAGATAATCTCAGGAACCTGGAGATCAGATGCTGTACTGTTAACTCAGAAACTTTATCAGCTGGAGAGTTAGAGAGATCGAAAACAATGTTCACACAGCTTCATCCTCACCAATGTTTAGTGTCACTCAAAATTGATGGTTACCATGGAACTGTTTATCCAGAATGGTTATGTTTCTCTGAGCTTCCAAATCTGCAACACCTTAGCCTGGAAAACTCCAAGTTCTGTGAAAGGTTACCACCAATTTGTCATCTTCAGAAGTTGAAGTTTCTCAGAATAGCCAATCTTTCCAAGCTGCGAACAATTGACATGCAACCAACAGCAGAAATGCCATCGTTTCCTAATGTAGAGGAGTTGGAAATTGAGGGCATGGAAGATTTAGAGAACTGGTCAGATTTTCGAGCTGGCGACCTGCTACACCTTCGAAAGCTGGCACTCAGAAGGTGCCCAAAGCTGAAGCGTCTTCCGGGTGGCTTGGAGCACTGCAAAACTATGTCAAAGATGGAGCTGATACATGCAGGACTAGTACAGGTCCTTGAGAAAATCCCTGTGCAGGAGTTGCTTGTGGAAGCAATGCCAAGTCTTAGGGAAGTGTCAAATCTTCCACTAATGAAGGTGTTTACAGTGATCAGCTGCCCAAACCTGGAAACTGTTTCAGGGGTGAACTCACTGCAGCACATTCACATGGAAGATGAACAGCTTCCGAAATGGCTGGGACAGCATTTTTCAAGGATAGAGACACTAGACATTCTAGGCAAAAAACAACTGCTTGTGAGATGTGAACGCAGTAAGGAAGATTGGTATATCGTTCGAGAGATTCCACGTGTTTATGCATATTTGCCTAAGAGATTGCCATATTTCTCATATGCCCGGGGCAATGATTTCTTTTGCAAATACAAGACACAGAGAACAGGTTCTACAGTCTCGTCCAGTTCCACAGGAAACGATGATTCACCATTGGGACCAGCAGCTCCAGTTGATGAGACCGACAAGAAATTCTTGCcactgggaccagctccagctgATGAGACCTACAAGAAAATCTTTCACATGGTGTTTCCGATTGTTGTTTCATTGCTTCCGGTGAATCTCATTCTCTCTGATCGCAATCCATCAGAAGAATTATCTTTGCTTTTTCT CGGCAGCGGTGTGACGGGCGGGAGgctgggcgacggcggcggcgtcacGGGCGGGAGGCTGGGCGACGACGGCGGCTGA